The Prionailurus bengalensis isolate Pbe53 chromosome D2, Fcat_Pben_1.1_paternal_pri, whole genome shotgun sequence genome window below encodes:
- the FOXI2 gene encoding forkhead box protein I2, producing the protein MASYRDGSGACPVPHSQAGATAHPAAYARADLGAGAGAQCPWLNASALSPAPYTAGPRPAPPYAAPGPLLGAPGGLAGADLAWLSLAGQQELLRLVRPPYSYSALIAMAIQSAPLRKLTLSQIYQYVAGNFPFYKRSKAGWQNSIRHNLSLNDCFKKVPREEDDPGKGNYWTLDPNCEKMFDNGNFRRKRKRRGEVSAAAASGAGSPGGATAPELEPLGAASPDLQAPPSLPAPEAATCLSGFASAMGALAGGLGTFPAGLAGDFSVGRPTTVAAHGPRAPGPAPGFGAGRQTAAPAFRVDPFVYRREGTEV; encoded by the exons ATGGCCTCGTACCGCGACGGCTCGGGTGCGTGTCCCGTCCCGCACAGCCAGGCCGGGGCCACCGCGCACCCCGCGGCCTACGCGCGCGCCGATCTGGGCGCGGGAGCCGGGGCCCAGTGCCCGTGGCTGAACGCGTCGGCTCTCAGCCCCGCGCCCTACACCGCCGGCCCCCGGCCCGCGCCCCCCTACGCGGCCCCCGGCCCGCTCCTCGGCGCCCCGGGCGGCCTGGCGGGCGCAGACCTCGCGTGGCTGAGCCTCGCGGGCCAGCAGGAGCTGCTGAGGCTGGTGCGGCCGCCCTACTCGTACTCGGCGCTCATCGCCATGGCCATCCAGAGCGCGCCGCTGCGGAAGCTGACGCTCAGCCAGATCTACCAGTACGTGGCCGGCAACTTCCCCTTCTACAAGCGCAGCAAGGCAGGCTGGCAGAACTCCATCCGCCACAACCTGTCGCTCAACGACTGCTTCAAGAAGGTGCCCCGCGAGGAGGACGacccag GTAAAGGCAATTACTGGACCCTGGACCCAAACTGCGAGAAGATGTTCGACAACGGCAACTTCCGacggaagaggaagaggagaggagaggtgagcGCCGCCGCAGCCTCGGGAGCCGGGAGCCCCGGAGGAGCCACGGCGCCGGAGCTGGAGCCCCTGGGCGCCGCCTCCCCGGACCTGCAGGCCCCGCCGTCCCTGCCCGCGCCCGAGGCGGCCACCTGCCTGTCCGGTTTCGCCTCGGCCATGGGCGCCCTGGCTGGCGGCCTCGGTACCTTCCCCGCGGGCCTGGCGGGGGACTTCTCAGTCGGGAGACCGACGACGGTCGCCGCCCACGGGCCTCGGGCCCCAGGCCCCGCACCCGGCTTCGGTGCCGGACGTCAGACCGCGGCCCCCGCCTTCCGCGTGGACCCCTTCGTCTACCGTCGGGAGGGGACCGAAGTGTGA